In the Candidatus Poribacteria bacterium genome, CCAGCGAGCACGTCTGCCGCGACCTCGCCGTCCAGTACCCGGCTCGCGGACAAGTAGGGGAGCGTCCGAGTCGGGCCCGCGACGTTCACCAGGACGCCTCTTTCGCTGGACAGCCGGATCGCCCGGTCTCCGACGTCGACGGACCAGTCGCGGATGCGCGGCGCGTCGGTGCCGGTGGCGGCGGAGAGGAGCTGCAGCTCTATGGACGGCTGCAGCGTCCCGTCGATATCGAACACGAGGCGCTGTCGACGCACGACGCCATCCGGGTCAGGATCGGTGCCGATGGCCCCGACGCTACGCGCCAGAGCTTGCAGTGCCTTGGGCGGCGCGACTACGTTCAGGTCAGATTGCTCGCGCGGGTTGGGATGGACTCGCTGTCCGATGACCAGCGTCGACTTCAGCCGTCTCTTGGCGGCATCGGATATGTTCGCGCTGATGTTCTGTGCTGCGGCTTCCGGGATTCGGAGCAGACAGCCAATCGCCAGAGGTTCACACCTCGCGACAGCCTCAAACAGCTTGGCGTAGGATTCGCCAGTCCATGGCGGCTCGCCCAGGTCCTGAAGGGTGCGGGCATCGACCGCGACGATGACGATGGGAGAGTCTGAGAACCGGCTGCCGCGAAGCCGGAACACGAGGTCATAGGATGCCCGCTCGAGGGGTGGAGCACGGTTTCGGCAAGGAGTACCGCGATTGAGCTAACGACGACCAGGACCACGTATGTCCACGTTGCGGAACCCATGCGCGCGACGAGGCGCAGCAGCGTCTGCCGTGAGTCGAGCCATCTGGAGCCCGTCAATGGTTCATTCCGCTCGCGACAAGAGCGCCTCTATTTCTTCGTTGAGTGTCATCGCGTAGAACGGCTTCGTCAGGTATCCGATGGCGCCGAGCGCCAAGCCCTGCTCGATCTCCTTGCTCTGGGCTTTTGCCGTCAGAAAGATGACGGGGATCTGCCGAGTCGTGTCGTCCGCCCTGAGTCGTCGGATGGTCTCGAAACCGTCGAGCAGAGGCATCATCACGTCGAGGAGGATAACGTCCGGTTGCTCCTGCGAAGCCAGCTCAATGCCGCGCAGCCCGTTATCGGCAACGCTGACCTCGTGCCGGCCGTTGGCTTCCAGCGCCATCTTCAGCAGGAACTGGATGTCTTTTTCGTCCTCGACCACAAGTACTCTCATCGGCTGGCATCTCCTCGCCGTCTCGCCACGACCCGCCCAAAGCTCTGCGGAGCCGTGACGTGAATGTC is a window encoding:
- a CDS encoding response regulator, with the translated sequence MRVLVVEDEKDIQFLLKMALEANGRHEVSVADNGLRGIELASQEQPDVILLDVMMPLLDGFETIRRLRADDTTRQIPVIFLTAKAQSKEIEQGLALGAIGYLTKPFYAMTLNEEIEALLSRAE